The Euphorbia lathyris chromosome 8, ddEupLath1.1, whole genome shotgun sequence genome has a window encoding:
- the LOC136204143 gene encoding geranylgeranyl transferase type-2 subunit beta 2-like: MGKLDAVDSNEVIEWIVQWQHESGGFSGNIGHDPHILYTLSAVQIIVLFDRLNALDAEKVSNCILHALCLDALLVGSLMLDRRTIMDEL; encoded by the exons ATGGGAAAGCTTGATGCAGTTGATTCAAATGAAGTAATTGAATGGATTGTGCAATGGCAACATGAATCTG GTGGTTTTTCTGGTAATATTGGACATGATCCCCATATATTGTACACGCTGAGTGCCGTCCAAATTATAGTTCTTTTCGACAGGCTAAATGCTCTTGATGCTGAGAAAGTGTCAAACTGTATCCTTCATGCCTTGTGTTTGGATGCACTCCTGGTGGGGAGTCTCATGCTGGACAGA AGGACAATCATGGATGAACTTTAA